A genomic window from Silene latifolia isolate original U9 population chromosome Y, ASM4854445v1, whole genome shotgun sequence includes:
- the LOC141632505 gene encoding uncharacterized protein LOC141632505: protein MHQDSDLYKDLMKRPGTTFEEVQTKAIAVMRLEEDSAPIRGIYDSDLVSRKAPVEKKSERPKPYSRSVNRVSRNSEGKSEADLPPKVSEYGFTTNLAGLFKALKELGRRVRWPKLPEGNPSSRDTCKKCEFHGSNTHNTDECHSLKKEVKFHYDQGNLDHLLPRNTTRVNSADQVLPSPPPHCTRTVNVITGGSKLCGLTYLAAKRHATRTKGDCPESSCKINRQNLPSVTFDKTDAGPSSERHHDALIITLPIGNCEVRKILVDTGSSVNLIMLETLKGMGFTEKDLAKTVVPLAGFSGKTKHSLGKIVIPTYAGGVNKQVRYLVIDGPSTYNVILGSPWIHEMKAIPSTYHQCLKFPTPWGVQEIRGD, encoded by the coding sequence ATGCACCAGGATTCAGATCTTTACAAGGATCTGATGAAGCGCCCTGGCACCACCTTTGAGGAAGTACAGACAAAGGCAATTGCTGTCATGAGATTGGAGGAAGACTCTGCACCAATCAGAGGCATCTATGATTCAGACCTAGTATCCAGAAAAGCTCCAGTAGAGAAGAAGAGTGAAAGACCCAAACCCTACAGCAGGAGCGTGAATAGAGTTTCTAGAAATTCTGAAGGAAAGAGTGAAGCAGATCTGCCTCCGAAAGTaagtgagtatggtttcactACCAATCTTGCAGGACTATTCAAAGCCTTGAAGGAGCTGGGACGCAGAGTCAGATGGCCAAAACTTCCAGAAGGAAACCCCAGCAGTAGGGACACAtgcaagaagtgtgagttccacggcAGCAACACCCACAACACCGATGAATGCCACTCCCTCAAAAAAGAAGTCAAATTCCACTATGACCAAGGAAACCTGGATCACCTCCTACCCAGAAACACAACCAGAGTAAACTCAGCGGATCAGGTTCTGCCATCCCCTCCTCCTCATTGCACTAGAACTGTGAATGTTATTACAGGTGGATCAAAGCTGTGTGGGCTGACCTATTTAGCAGCTAAGAGGCACGCAACCAGAACTAAAGGAGACTGTCCAGAAAGCTCATGCAAGATTAATCGCCAGAATCTACCGTCAGTCACCTTTGACAAAACAGATGCAGGGCCTTCTTCAGAACGGCACCACGATGCCCTAATCATCACGCTTCCCATAGGAAATTGCGAGGTGAGGAAGATCCTGGTGGATACCGGAAGCTCCGTCAACTTGATCATGTTAGAGACACTCAAAGGCATGGGATTCACTGAGAAAGATCTAGCAAAGACGGTAGTTCCCTTGGCTGGTTTCAGTGGCAAAACAAAGCACTCCCTAGGGAAAATCGTCATCCCAACCTACGCCGGAGGTGTAAACAAACAGGTAAGGTATCTGGTTATTGACGGACCTTCTACTTACAATGTGATCCTTGGCAGCCCCTGGATCCACGAGATGAAAGCAATTCCCTCAACGTACCACCAATGTCTGAAGTTTCCAACGCCTTGGGGGGTGCAAGAGATACGTGGGGACTAG